In Patescibacteria group bacterium, a single window of DNA contains:
- a CDS encoding 7TM domain-containing protein has translation MNKNKILSVVFAIFTMVFLCFGFVANAQFDSLSLELRASAGGDKNVAVDKKIVFDASKTTDTRESEFIEYFWDFGDGTFADGKEVIHSYSLPGEYKVTLTVNNGVESDKDEVTVNVYKDLILLVADKTPTSDQLRDLKREASRNQVLLVTILNKQGEADYVTEGALSNALLEAKEDVQNADIIILWTSGSLGLNAMSKFAQSAGNLADFRMDQKGIVSAGKNVKSNARIAQSTYDVLKPEYILLVKDNYLNSVISSHNSGDLLSKVQSDNSEHTLIGKHSERAVTKLGVTNFLSYSINYLINKGVAIDNLFLLLMLPIIATLIAFLRQILGIKTFGIYTPTIITLCFIATGLKYGLTIFIIILLVASALRFLLRRFKLLYLPRMAIVLCVVALVLLLLFMVGAYFNRTGMITLSILPILVLIIMVEKFIAVQIEKGGTTAILLSLETILVSVICYWIVNWEWFKTLILSYPELVLLTIIINIALGKWTGLRLSEYFRFKSLLKKSKS, from the coding sequence ATGAATAAAAATAAAATATTATCTGTTGTATTTGCTATTTTTACGATGGTCTTTTTATGTTTTGGTTTTGTGGCAAATGCTCAGTTTGATTCGTTGTCTTTGGAACTGAGAGCATCTGCTGGTGGCGATAAAAATGTTGCAGTCGATAAAAAAATAGTTTTTGATGCCTCAAAAACGACAGATACAAGAGAAAGCGAATTTATAGAGTATTTTTGGGATTTTGGCGATGGAACTTTTGCAGATGGTAAAGAAGTTATCCATAGTTATAGTTTGCCTGGCGAATATAAGGTTACTTTGACTGTAAATAATGGTGTCGAGTCTGATAAGGATGAAGTTACAGTTAATGTTTATAAAGATTTAATTTTATTAGTTGCGGACAAGACTCCGACTTCCGATCAGCTTCGAGATTTAAAAAGAGAGGCTTCTAGAAATCAGGTATTACTAGTAACGATCTTAAATAAGCAAGGTGAAGCTGATTATGTCACTGAAGGAGCTTTGTCTAACGCTTTGCTTGAGGCAAAAGAAGATGTTCAAAATGCTGATATTATTATTCTTTGGACTTCTGGAAGTTTAGGCTTAAATGCAATGTCAAAATTTGCTCAATCTGCAGGAAATTTGGCAGATTTTAGAATGGATCAAAAAGGAATTGTTAGTGCCGGCAAAAATGTAAAATCAAATGCGAGAATCGCGCAATCAACTTATGATGTTTTGAAGCCAGAATATATTTTGTTAGTTAAAGATAATTATTTAAATTCGGTTATTAGCTCTCATAATTCTGGTGATTTATTATCAAAAGTTCAGTCGGATAATTCTGAGCATACTTTAATTGGCAAACATTCTGAAAGAGCAGTTACAAAGTTAGGCGTAACTAATTTTTTAAGTTATTCAATAAATTATTTGATTAACAAGGGTGTGGCAATTGATAATTTATTTTTATTATTAATGTTGCCAATTATTGCAACTTTAATTGCTTTTTTAAGACAAATATTAGGAATCAAGACTTTTGGTATTTATACTCCGACAATTATCACTCTATGTTTTATTGCAACTGGCCTAAAATACGGATTAACTATTTTTATTATTATATTATTAGTGGCATCTGCACTAAGATTTTTACTGAGAAGATTTAAATTGCTTTATCTGCCAAGAATGGCAATTGTTCTGTGCGTTGTTGCTTTGGTTTTGTTGTTATTATTTATGGTCGGTGCCTACTTTAATCGAACAGGAATGATTACTCTGTCAATTTTGCCAATTTTAGTATTGATAATAATGGTTGAAAAATTTATTGCAGTACAGATCGAAAAAGGCGGAACAACAGCAATTTTATTATCTCTAGAAACTATTTTGGTTTCAGTAATTTGTTATTGGATTGTGAATTGGGAGTGGTTTAAGACTTTGATCTTGTCTTATCCTGAATTGGTTTTATTGACGATTATTATAAATATTGCCTTAGGTAAATGGACTGGATTAAGATTATCAGAGTATTTTCGTTTTAAATCGTTGTTGAAAAAATCAAAATCCTGA
- the ruvC gene encoding crossover junction endodeoxyribonuclease RuvC — MRILGIDPGLAITGFGVIIKDKNKINLLASGCILTSKEESVYNRIGMIYADVIKVIKKYKPDCVICEELFFFKNAKTVINVAQARGVIMLAAKNSKVPFFEYTPLQIKQALTGYGRADKKQIQEMTKGLLGLSDYLRPDDVADACASAICHANCVK, encoded by the coding sequence ATGAGAATATTGGGAATTGATCCTGGATTAGCAATAACTGGGTTTGGAGTTATTATTAAAGATAAAAATAAAATTAATTTATTGGCTAGCGGTTGTATTTTAACTTCAAAAGAAGAATCGGTTTATAATCGAATTGGAATGATTTATGCTGATGTTATTAAAGTTATTAAGAAATATAAACCAGATTGTGTAATTTGCGAAGAACTTTTTTTCTTTAAGAATGCAAAAACAGTAATTAATGTTGCGCAGGCACGAGGTGTAATTATGCTGGCTGCGAAAAATTCGAAAGTACCATTCTTTGAATATACTCCATTGCAGATAAAACAAGCATTGACTGGTTATGGAAGAGCAGACAAGAAACAAATTCAAGAAATGACAAAAGGATTGCTTGGACTAAGTGATTACTTAAGGCCTGATGATGTGGCTGATGCATGCGCTTCTGCGATTTGTCATGCTAACTGTGTTAAATGA
- a CDS encoding YebC/PmpR family DNA-binding transcriptional regulator, with protein MSGHSKWSTIKRKKGVRDIVRGKIFTKMANVIAIAAREGGSDPEANFKLRLAIDKARENNVPLENIERAIKKGASGLENNLAEQIIYEAYGPAGIALMIEVITDSRNRTVPELRKILSDHNGRLVENGNVSFLFEKKNVVEVDMSKNNLVEDEMTLFLIDCGALDVTKNDKILKAFFESGDLKKAKECLEKKNVKIEAIESRLEPKNLIDVDENILTQVKSLLLELEEHPDVVNIYSNIKFI; from the coding sequence ATGTCCGGACATTCAAAATGGAGCACAATTAAGAGAAAAAAAGGAGTTCGAGACATTGTGCGCGGAAAAATTTTTACAAAAATGGCAAATGTGATCGCAATTGCAGCAAGAGAAGGCGGAAGCGACCCAGAAGCTAATTTTAAGTTGCGTTTAGCGATTGATAAAGCAAGAGAAAATAACGTGCCATTAGAAAATATTGAAAGAGCGATAAAAAAAGGAGCGAGCGGACTTGAAAATAATTTAGCTGAACAAATTATTTATGAAGCCTATGGTCCGGCTGGTATTGCTTTGATGATTGAAGTTATTACTGATAGCAGGAATAGAACTGTTCCAGAGCTAAGGAAAATTTTGAGTGATCATAATGGAAGATTAGTCGAAAATGGCAATGTTTCTTTCTTATTTGAAAAGAAAAACGTGGTGGAAGTGGATATGAGCAAGAATAACTTAGTAGAGGATGAAATGACGCTATTTTTGATAGATTGTGGGGCGTTAGATGTTACAAAAAACGATAAAATTTTAAAAGCCTTTTTTGAATCTGGAGATCTAAAGAAAGCTAAGGAATGTTTAGAAAAGAAAAATGTTAAAATAGAGGCAATTGAATCAAGGCTTGAACCTAAAAATTTGATCGATGTTGATGAAAATATTTTAACTCAAGTTAAAAGTCTATTGTTAGAATTAGAAGAACATCCTGATGTGGTTAATATTTATTCTAATATCAAATTTATTTAA
- the dnaN gene encoding DNA polymerase III subunit beta — MRIVCTQENLARGISLVSKSVGKDANLPVLANVLIEARKGIIKISATNLEIGTTCIIRGKIEKEGSITIPAQLLQNYIVSLPKNNILLSVENNVVKISCDSYTGEINGIAANEFPLIPKIDCESFCSVNTSLLKDALDKVVFSAARDEMRPEISGVYLNAKGGKLRLAATDSYRLSEVTIDLLKDNGKETAMVIPVFTMQELSKILDEGASHVEIFTMENQVKIVADDVILVSRLVEGQYPDYLKIIPKDFTTVLEIHKGNFIKAIKTTSLFAKTDTNELKMKADSTKKEIELSAESGKIGKNITKLACGFNGNDTEVIFNSKYLLEGLNSINFDVVKMQLLGDSGPGMIFGKEEAGHFYIVMPIKK, encoded by the coding sequence ATGAGAATTGTTTGCACACAAGAGAATCTAGCTAGAGGCATATCTTTGGTTAGCAAAAGCGTAGGCAAAGACGCAAATTTGCCAGTACTAGCTAACGTATTAATTGAAGCTCGTAAAGGCATAATAAAGATTTCAGCAACAAATTTGGAAATTGGAACAACATGCATAATTCGTGGAAAAATTGAAAAAGAGGGTTCGATTACAATTCCAGCGCAATTGTTGCAGAATTACATTGTGAGCTTGCCGAAGAATAACATCTTATTGTCTGTTGAAAATAATGTCGTAAAAATTAGTTGTGATAGCTATACTGGCGAAATTAATGGAATTGCGGCAAATGAATTTCCATTAATACCAAAAATTGATTGCGAATCATTTTGTAGCGTGAATACTAGTTTATTAAAGGATGCTTTAGATAAAGTAGTTTTTTCAGCAGCAAGAGATGAAATGCGTCCAGAAATATCCGGAGTTTATTTGAATGCAAAAGGCGGAAAACTGAGATTAGCAGCAACAGATAGTTATAGGCTTTCTGAAGTAACAATTGATCTGCTAAAAGATAATGGCAAGGAAACAGCAATGGTTATTCCAGTTTTTACGATGCAAGAACTATCTAAAATATTGGACGAAGGCGCCTCTCATGTAGAAATATTCACAATGGAAAATCAAGTTAAGATTGTTGCTGATGATGTAATTTTGGTTTCTCGTCTTGTTGAAGGACAGTATCCTGATTATTTAAAGATAATTCCAAAGGACTTTACAACTGTTTTGGAAATTCATAAAGGTAATTTTATAAAAGCAATTAAAACAACAAGTTTATTTGCTAAAACAGATACGAATGAATTAAAAATGAAAGCAGATAGTACTAAAAAAGAAATTGAATTAAGCGCTGAATCTGGAAAAATCGGAAAAAATATTACAAAATTAGCTTGCGGTTTTAATGGAAATGATACAGAAGTTATATTTAATTCAAAATATTTACTAGAAGGTTTAAATTCAATTAATTTTGATGTAGTAAAAATGCAGTTACTAGGTGATTCTGGTCCAGGAATGATTTTTGGCAAGGAAGAAGCTGGTCATTTTTATATTGTAATGCCAATAAAGAAATAA
- the dnaA gene encoding chromosomal replication initiator protein DnaA: protein MDNNQIWQGVLGELELSLSKANFTTWFKETSVLLISNGEYVIGVPNGFTKEWLQNKYHKDIARALQNITSSRVTKLTYEINKKNTAQAVDSLKPVARPAESFERKQNVMPSQDIQTGLNPKYIFENFIIGPNNELAKAAATAICKSPGKIYNPFFIYGGVGLGKTHLVQAIGNRILQENKDTQIVYATSEKFINDFINFIRNKNQDSNTVNFQNFYRNCDVLIIDDIQFLAGKVSSQEAFFHAYNSLFQNNKQIILTSDRPPKAISGLEARLVSRFEGGMVADVSAPDLETRKAILSTKCREKAYNVPEDVLDFIASNVQSNIRELEGALSRVIAHSQLSNSTPTLESCKTILTDIITAPSKQTTSSKEIIEAVASFYDIDPSDIMAKNRRKDIAWPRQIAMFLMRRELNKSYPTIGDETGGRDHTTAIHAYEKVKKELEKNDNLKQEIEAIKQKMYVSSC from the coding sequence ATGGACAATAATCAAATTTGGCAAGGAGTGCTTGGAGAGCTTGAGCTCTCTTTGAGCAAGGCAAATTTTACGACTTGGTTTAAAGAAACCAGTGTTCTACTAATCTCTAATGGCGAATATGTCATTGGCGTGCCTAATGGTTTTACAAAAGAATGGTTACAAAACAAATATCACAAAGATATTGCTAGAGCGCTTCAGAATATTACATCTTCAAGAGTAACTAAGCTTACATACGAGATAAACAAAAAGAATACAGCACAGGCAGTTGATTCATTAAAACCAGTTGCAAGACCAGCAGAATCATTCGAAAGAAAACAAAATGTAATGCCAAGCCAAGATATACAAACTGGCTTGAACCCGAAATATATTTTTGAAAATTTCATCATCGGTCCGAATAATGAATTAGCAAAGGCAGCAGCAACAGCAATTTGCAAGAGTCCTGGTAAAATTTATAATCCTTTTTTCATATACGGCGGTGTTGGGCTTGGAAAAACTCACCTTGTTCAAGCAATTGGCAATAGGATACTGCAAGAGAATAAAGATACTCAGATTGTTTATGCAACTTCTGAAAAATTCATTAATGATTTTATTAATTTTATTAGAAATAAAAATCAAGATAGTAATACTGTCAATTTTCAAAATTTTTATCGCAATTGCGATGTCTTAATTATTGATGATATTCAATTTTTAGCTGGAAAAGTTAGTTCTCAAGAAGCGTTTTTTCATGCCTACAACAGTTTATTTCAGAATAATAAACAAATAATATTAACTTCAGATAGACCGCCAAAAGCAATTTCTGGTCTTGAAGCAAGATTAGTCTCGCGTTTTGAAGGCGGAATGGTAGCTGATGTCAGCGCGCCTGACTTAGAAACAAGAAAAGCAATTTTATCAACAAAATGCAGAGAGAAGGCTTATAATGTTCCAGAAGACGTTTTAGATTTTATTGCTTCTAATGTTCAAAGCAATATCAGAGAACTTGAAGGCGCATTGAGTCGAGTTATTGCACATAGCCAGCTTAGCAACAGCACTCCAACGCTTGAAAGCTGCAAAACAATTTTAACAGACATTATTACAGCGCCTAGCAAGCAGACAACAAGCTCTAAAGAAATAATTGAGGCAGTTGCTTCATTCTATGATATTGATCCTTCTGATATAATGGCGAAGAACAGAAGGAAAGATATTGCCTGGCCAAGACAGATTGCGATGTTTTTAATGAGAAGAGAGTTAAATAAAAGTTATCCAACAATTGGCGATGAGACAGGTGGACGAGATCATACGACAGCAATTCATGCTTACGAAAAAGTTAAGAAAGAATTAGAGAAGAATGACAACTTAAAACAAGAAATCGAGGCAATAAAGCAAAAAATGTATGTCAGCAGTTGTTAA
- a CDS encoding PBP1A family penicillin-binding protein, producing the protein MFDFRQKGLDKPKVIKTNSSNMANPKKKSEKQRKIVIIFVAIVTFFFLVFGGIFAFYAKDLPSPSKINSKNVSESTKIYDRTGETLLYEIHGGEKRTLIPLSEMPKSIQEATISAEDKNFYHHFGFDPIGIIRSALKNTKSDERVGGSTITQQLVKNTALSSEKTYTRKIKELILSVEIEALYTKKDILQMYLNEIPYGSNAYGIESAAETFFGKKAKDLTLAESATLAAIPQAPTYYSPYGANTDALKARQEWILDRMVDDKYITKEEAEQAKQQKFAFVEKQEGIIAPHFVMYVKDLLVQKYGEKEVQKGGYKVYTTLDMNLQKIAEKVVPEGVDRNYSYGASNAALAAVDPKTGEILAMQGSKDYFDKENGGNVNVTIRNRQPGSSFKPIVYALALKRGYTPDTILYDVPTDFGNNYKPSNYDGKTHGPVTMRTALSNSLNIPAVKTLYLAGLENTINFAHDLGITTLGDPSNYGLSLVLGGGEVKLLDEVSAFSVFANDGMKNDKKAILKVVDRNGKITQDNTKADPKRVVDDQIARQLSSMLSDTNARQMVFGSAPNLRLSDRPVAVKTGTTENFKDAWTVGYTPSIAAGVWVGNNDGAPMNAGSDGSYVAAPIWHSFMEQALANKPVEEFPGYDPIKVDKPVLMGKSGSEQKVRIEKTTKKLATNDCPADDVEEITVRSAHCILYYVDKDNPRGEVPKNPAVDPQFRNWESGVLAWAGKDNKGITQIPTETTDVCSPAKKPKINITSPTGGLIKEDTITVTANASAPNGLKSVDFAVDGISIGSSASEPFSANFYTGRFENGFHTISATVTDKIGQKASSQVTIETKVDRASSISLSSSGSGNLTKQDFPISLTASVVYSGTLQKVQFLLNGAVYDEVGSPTGNSFSTSLAYPGTGSYSVQAAAVDETGRAIFSNQVSFSIAEASVPTKPTVPEKPVAPQKPAPDTTKNKKSSFLFKVINNLAYLSNFDFRIS; encoded by the coding sequence ATGTTTGATTTTAGACAAAAGGGCTTAGATAAGCCAAAAGTTATAAAAACTAATTCTTCAAATATGGCAAATCCAAAGAAAAAATCAGAAAAACAACGCAAAATTGTCATTATTTTTGTTGCTATAGTTACCTTTTTCTTTTTGGTTTTTGGCGGTATCTTTGCTTTTTATGCAAAAGATCTTCCATCTCCTAGTAAAATTAACTCTAAGAATGTCTCTGAATCAACAAAAATTTATGATCGCACTGGAGAAACATTGCTTTACGAGATCCATGGTGGCGAGAAAAGAACGCTAATTCCGCTTTCTGAAATGCCAAAAAGTATTCAGGAGGCCACAATTTCTGCAGAAGATAAAAATTTTTATCATCATTTTGGTTTTGATCCTATCGGCATTATCCGATCTGCACTCAAGAACACAAAAAGCGATGAAAGAGTCGGCGGATCAACAATTACTCAGCAATTAGTCAAAAATACGGCTTTGTCATCAGAAAAAACCTATACTCGAAAAATAAAAGAGCTTATTTTATCAGTTGAAATTGAAGCTTTATATACAAAAAAAGACATTTTGCAAATGTATTTAAACGAAATTCCTTATGGTTCAAATGCTTATGGTATTGAATCTGCAGCAGAAACTTTTTTTGGCAAGAAAGCCAAAGATTTAACATTAGCTGAATCAGCCACACTTGCTGCAATCCCTCAAGCTCCTACTTACTATTCTCCTTATGGCGCTAATACTGATGCTCTCAAAGCTCGCCAGGAATGGATTCTTGATCGTATGGTTGATGACAAATATATTACTAAAGAAGAGGCAGAGCAAGCAAAACAGCAAAAATTTGCCTTTGTTGAAAAGCAAGAAGGAATTATTGCTCCTCACTTTGTAATGTACGTAAAAGACTTACTTGTCCAAAAATACGGCGAAAAAGAAGTCCAAAAAGGTGGTTATAAAGTTTATACAACTTTAGATATGAATTTACAGAAAATTGCTGAAAAAGTTGTTCCTGAAGGCGTCGATAGAAACTATTCATATGGTGCTTCAAATGCTGCCCTAGCTGCTGTTGATCCAAAAACTGGAGAGATTTTGGCTATGCAAGGCTCAAAAGATTATTTTGATAAAGAAAATGGCGGTAATGTTAATGTTACAATCAGAAATCGCCAGCCAGGTTCTTCATTCAAGCCAATTGTTTACGCTTTAGCCTTAAAAAGAGGTTATACTCCTGATACTATTCTTTACGATGTTCCAACCGATTTTGGCAATAATTACAAGCCAAGTAATTATGATGGCAAAACTCATGGTCCAGTTACAATGCGTACAGCGCTTTCAAACTCTCTAAATATTCCAGCTGTTAAAACATTGTATTTGGCTGGTCTTGAAAATACAATTAATTTTGCTCACGATTTAGGCATAACAACACTTGGCGATCCAAGTAATTATGGTTTATCTCTAGTTTTGGGCGGTGGTGAAGTTAAATTGCTTGATGAAGTATCTGCGTTCAGTGTTTTTGCTAATGATGGAATGAAAAATGATAAAAAAGCTATTTTAAAAGTTGTCGATCGCAATGGTAAAATCACCCAAGACAATACTAAAGCAGATCCAAAACGAGTTGTTGACGATCAAATTGCTCGCCAACTTTCAAGTATGTTATCAGATACAAACGCTCGTCAAATGGTTTTTGGTTCTGCTCCAAATTTAAGATTATCTGATCGTCCAGTTGCTGTAAAAACAGGAACAACTGAAAATTTTAAAGACGCTTGGACAGTTGGATATACTCCTTCAATTGCCGCTGGTGTTTGGGTTGGCAATAACGATGGTGCTCCAATGAATGCTGGATCTGATGGCTCTTATGTTGCTGCACCAATCTGGCATTCTTTTATGGAACAAGCGCTTGCTAACAAGCCAGTTGAAGAATTTCCAGGCTATGATCCAATTAAAGTTGATAAACCTGTTTTAATGGGCAAATCAGGCTCTGAACAAAAAGTCAGAATCGAAAAAACAACAAAAAAATTAGCAACTAACGATTGTCCAGCTGATGATGTCGAAGAAATTACAGTCAGAAGCGCTCATTGTATTCTTTATTATGTTGACAAAGATAATCCAAGAGGCGAAGTTCCAAAAAATCCAGCAGTAGATCCTCAATTCAGAAATTGGGAAAGTGGAGTGTTAGCTTGGGCAGGAAAAGATAATAAAGGCATTACCCAAATTCCAACTGAGACAACTGATGTTTGCAGTCCAGCTAAGAAGCCAAAAATTAATATTACATCTCCAACTGGCGGTTTGATTAAAGAGGATACTATTACTGTAACTGCTAATGCTTCTGCTCCAAATGGTCTAAAAAGCGTTGATTTCGCAGTTGACGGCATTTCAATTGGCTCTTCAGCATCCGAACCTTTCTCTGCTAATTTTTATACTGGCAGATTTGAAAATGGCTTTCATACAATTTCAGCTACAGTTACTGACAAAATAGGTCAAAAAGCCAGCTCTCAAGTTACAATTGAAACAAAAGTTGACCGCGCATCATCTATTTCACTTTCTTCATCAGGTTCTGGCAATTTGACTAAACAAGATTTTCCAATCAGCTTAACTGCTTCAGTTGTTTATTCAGGAACATTGCAAAAAGTCCAATTTTTGCTTAATGGCGCTGTTTACGATGAAGTTGGCTCGCCTACTGGCAATTCATTCTCAACAAGCTTAGCCTATCCTGGAACAGGTTCATATTCAGTTCAAGCAGCAGCTGTTGATGAGACTGGACGTGCAATCTTTAGTAATCAGGTTTCATTCTCAATTGCAGAAGCAAGTGTTCCAACAAAACCAACTGTACCAGAAAAACCAGTTGCACCGCAAAAACCAGCTCCAGACACAACGAAAAATAAAAAATCAAGCTTCTTATTCAAAGTCATTAATAATCTAGCCTATCTAAGCAACTTTGATTTCAGAATAAGCTAA
- a CDS encoding polymer-forming cytoskeletal protein, with amino-acid sequence MFKKNVKPIEDEVVGGAENNETIVGSSVKLEGDLISTGNISVYGDVVGQIVTERDVTIGDTATIKANISGENVTVGGRVEGNVKASGKLSITGTGKIFGDVVVSSISISDGAMFSGHCQMGIEESNVSEEEQE; translated from the coding sequence ATGTTTAAAAAGAACGTAAAACCAATCGAAGATGAAGTTGTTGGAGGAGCGGAAAATAATGAGACAATCGTCGGATCATCGGTAAAATTAGAAGGCGATTTGATCAGCACTGGAAATATCAGCGTTTATGGCGATGTTGTTGGCCAAATTGTAACTGAAAGAGATGTAACTATCGGCGACACAGCAACAATCAAGGCTAATATCTCAGGCGAAAATGTGACAGTAGGCGGAAGAGTCGAAGGAAATGTAAAAGCATCAGGAAAATTAAGCATTACAGGAACTGGCAAGATTTTTGGCGATGTTGTTGTGTCATCAATTTCAATCAGCGACGGCGCGATGTTTTCTGGACATTGTCAAATGGGAATTGAAGAAAGCAATGTTTCTGAAGAAGAACAAGAATAG
- a CDS encoding DUF4446 family protein, which produces MSNLFLIFFFIIVFALLGWVIYLTFLVRSYVSDKRGVLAEAKEKGLENVLDDCAKQIKRIDTDVKELYNISDQLNKIMMNSLTKVGLVRFNPFGDTGGDQSFAMALLDANNNGIIVSSLHSRAGTRMFAKPIKGGKSEYNLSDEEKQAIEKAQE; this is translated from the coding sequence ATGTCTAACTTGTTTCTAATTTTCTTTTTTATTATTGTTTTTGCATTGCTTGGATGGGTGATTTATTTAACTTTTTTAGTTAGATCTTATGTTTCTGACAAAAGAGGAGTTTTGGCTGAAGCAAAAGAAAAAGGATTAGAAAATGTGCTTGATGATTGTGCAAAACAAATCAAAAGAATAGATACTGATGTCAAAGAGCTTTATAATATTTCTGATCAGCTAAACAAAATAATGATGAATAGCTTGACGAAAGTTGGATTAGTCAGATTCAATCCTTTTGGAGATACTGGTGGAGATCAAAGTTTTGCGATGGCACTTCTAGACGCAAATAATAATGGCATTATTGTTTCTAGCCTTCATTCAAGAGCTGGAACTAGAATGTTTGCCAAACCAATTAAAGGCGGAAAATCAGAATATAATTTGTCTGATGAAGAAAAACAAGCAATTGAAAAAGCACAAGAATAG
- a CDS encoding ATPase, T2SS/T4P/T4SS family, translating into MTEAERDCKDAPVEFTSNPAVRMVSMILLDSIRQCGTEIQIVPVEKRIEVSYRIDGNLVLVMCPPLSLKETMISRIKIMALLDVSEKEKPQNGLIDIKVASKFVPSGRYLFDVSITQTEFGEKAVLILRREANSTPIAP; encoded by the coding sequence ATGACAGAAGCAGAAAGAGATTGCAAAGATGCACCTGTAGAATTTACTTCGAATCCAGCTGTAAGAATGGTGAGTATGATTCTTTTAGACTCAATTAGGCAATGCGGAACTGAAATACAGATCGTACCTGTTGAAAAACGGATTGAAGTTAGCTACAGAATTGATGGAAATCTGGTTCTTGTGATGTGTCCGCCATTGAGCCTGAAGGAAACCATGATTAGTCGAATTAAAATTATGGCACTTCTTGATGTTAGCGAAAAAGAAAAACCTCAAAATGGACTGATTGACATAAAAGTAGCTTCGAAATTTGTACCTAGTGGAAGATATCTTTTTGATGTTTCAATCACCCAAACAGAATTTGGCGAAAAAGCAGTCTTAATTTTAAGAAGAGAAGCCAACTCGACTCCAATTGCACCTTAA